CCGATCGCCACGCTGCAATTCAGTATATTGAGCATCAAGGCTTTTATTTGATTGACTTTAAAAGTACAAATGGTTCATTTGTCAATGGCGAACCAGTCTACAAGCCAACAAAACTTAATGATGGCGATCGCATCCGTCTGGGTATGATAACTTTTAATTTTTTTATTAATCATAGCTGCCGCAATTTGCCGAGTGTAGCTGTAGAGTTATTAATGCAGCTTGTGCCTGGTATGGATAACCCAATTAGTATATTTCATTCAACCAACGAGCAACAACGATATCAAACAGATATCATCAAAGACTTAAATATTGTTGATAATTTGGATAATTTGAAATCTCCACATAGCAAATTTAGTGCCGAAGAAAAATCAGAAATTTTAGATCGCTTTTTTAGCAGACACCAGCGGGAAAATTTAGAAATTCCATAAAAAATGAGTTCGTATTTTCAGGCTAAAGTCCTAACTACGAACTCATCATCTAATTATGCATGGGGTATATAGCAAAATCTGCTATATATCCCATTTTTTTTACTTTTATTCCTCTTCTTCTAAATCAGCTTCTTCTTCCTCTTCATCGCTGACTTTCGTTACCGAGTTAGCAGAAACCACAGCTCCTTTATCTAACTTTTCACGTACCAACTGCTTAATTTGGGCGGCAAATTCTGGCTTTTCTTCTAGATATTTGATGGCATTATCTCGACCTTGAGAAATATTATCGCCATTGTAGCTATACCAAGCACCTTTACGGATGAGGATGCCAGTTTCTTCTGCTAAGTCAACAAGACAACCTAAAGTAGAAACTCCTTTACCAAAAATAATGTCAAATTCTGCAACTCTAAAAGGCGGTGCTACTTTATTTTTTGCCACCTTCACCTTAACGCGGTTCCCGAATTCATCTGTACCTTTTTTCAAAGTTTGAATGCGACGAATATCTAAGCGCACCGAAGCGTAGAATTTTAAGGCATTACCACCAGTTGTAGTTTCTGGGCTACCATAGGTGACACCAATTTTTTGCCGCAATTGGTTAATAAAAATTACTGTACAGCCAGATTTACCAATGTTACCAGTAATTTTACGTAAAGCCTGGCTCATTAACCGAGCTTGGAGACCAACGTGAGCATCACCCATATCGCCTTCAATTTCGGCACGGGGAACCAGTGCTGCTACTGAGTCAATAACGACAATATCAACAGCAGCAGAGCGCACCAGCTGATCGACAATTTCTAAAGCAGCTTCTCCTGTATCGGGTTGAGAAACTAGCAGATTTTCAATATCTACACCTAATGCTGCGGCATAGGTGGGGTCAAGGGCATGTTCAGCGTCAACAAAGGCAGCAATACCACCTTCTCGTTGCACTTCCGCGATCGCGTGCAGTGCTACTGTTGTTTTACCGGAACTTTCCGGCCCATAAATCTCAATCACCCGCCCCTTGGGTAAACCTCCACCCAATGCTAAATCCAAGGTGAGCGCCCCAGTGGAAATTGTCTCTACTCGCATCCGAGTAGCATCCCCTAGGCGCATGATTGCTCCCTTACCAAAGCTGCGCTCAATTTGGTTGAGTACAATATTCAGCGCTTTTTGCTTGCCAGAAGTATCGGTATTGATAGCCATTCCTGCCTCTAATATATGGATTTAAGGATTGTTTGGGATTGGAGTCTGAGTAGAACAGATATACTATTTTAACCAGAAAATTCTGGAATAGAACTTTTAAAACAAAGAAGTGTGACAAGATCGTAACTCGATCTCTACCTGATTTGGGTAGCTCGATCTAAGTAAGTTTCAGCGCTTGTATATGTTAATAATAGCACCAGTAAAACTATAACTTAGATAGAGAAAGAGTTGTATGATTATTGGCCACTCAACTTTAGTAGTCTAACTCTTCGTATCAGACTAGCAGAAAAATTACCAAACCCTCCACAGTGCAATCCCACCTTGGTTTCTACACTTTAATTTTGACTTTTATCAAGAAAGTTTGCAGAGCTTATATCTATTCAAATAATTTTTCCGATACATAAATTATTGCTAAAGAATATGTATTTAGCTCGTAGTTGCGCTTTAGCGCTAAAGCGCAACTACAAACGAGTGAATTTTTAATATTAGCTGTTATGAGGTTAGTTAGATTTTTTAAATAATAAAGATATAGGGATCGAATTACTAAGCATAAATTTGAAATATTGCAGAGAAAAGAGGGGTAAATAAATTCAAAATTCCCAGTTACACCTGCAAAACTTGAATTTTCTACTCCCCATCTCCTCTGCTATGACTCAAAGGTGCTATCTTCAACCACTGTTAAGGAGCTAAAGCGTTACCACGAATGAGGCTACCAATGGTCTTGGCAGTAATTTTCAGTTGAGTGATGGGATTGGCGGGGACAACTGTCTTATACAGATAGCTATCAAATGTGAGCTTTTGCACATCCATATCAGCACACATTTCGACGAACGCCTCGCGGGTAGCGTCGGTACGATAAAATACTGTT
The genomic region above belongs to Calothrix sp. NIES-2098 and contains:
- a CDS encoding FHA domain-containing protein; translated protein: MMVELQGKELQQRLSLFQVFLKLYEQHGSLLDDILQLENLTQTSLATKQGYIQGVIDGCSVYVITNLCDNKTQSLQQPQQIWTIGRDESNGIYIADRYLSDRHAAIQYIEHQGFYLIDFKSTNGSFVNGEPVYKPTKLNDGDRIRLGMITFNFFINHSCRNLPSVAVELLMQLVPGMDNPISIFHSTNEQQRYQTDIIKDLNIVDNLDNLKSPHSKFSAEEKSEILDRFFSRHQRENLEIP
- the recA gene encoding recombinase A translates to MAINTDTSGKQKALNIVLNQIERSFGKGAIMRLGDATRMRVETISTGALTLDLALGGGLPKGRVIEIYGPESSGKTTVALHAIAEVQREGGIAAFVDAEHALDPTYAAALGVDIENLLVSQPDTGEAALEIVDQLVRSAAVDIVVIDSVAALVPRAEIEGDMGDAHVGLQARLMSQALRKITGNIGKSGCTVIFINQLRQKIGVTYGSPETTTGGNALKFYASVRLDIRRIQTLKKGTDEFGNRVKVKVAKNKVAPPFRVAEFDIIFGKGVSTLGCLVDLAEETGILIRKGAWYSYNGDNISQGRDNAIKYLEEKPEFAAQIKQLVREKLDKGAVVSANSVTKVSDEEEEEADLEEEE